The Corynebacterium occultum sequence ACCTTCTCCACCGTTTCGGGATGGCCGGGGTTCGCACCGGTGTGCCACAGGACAATATGCTTGCTTTCCAGCTCCGGCCAGTTGCGCAGGAACTTTCGAAGGCCTCCAATCCGGGAGGCACGAATTCCACCACCATGGATGATCACGTCAGCAGCTGTGATCTGCTCCGGTGTGAGCTCCTCGGTCCTGATGAGTTCGGCACCGAGTTCTTCGGCGATCCACTCGGCATAGGTCTTGGTGAAACCAGTTCCTGAGGTGTAGGCCACAATGGTTCGCATGTGCTCAGATTAGCTGGCAGAAACCAGGCAGGTACAGACCCTGATGTGGGGGCCTATCTCGGTGTCATGACTCAAAACCCCACCGGGGGTGCCGAGGGAAGTGTCGGATCAAGACCACGACGGCGCAGCTCGCTCTCGGCCCTGGTTAGACTGCCATGCTCCAGAGCGGCCAGCGAAGTCCGTCCAGTCCACACATGTCGGCCAAAACGACGCACGCTCACCTCCAGCTCGCCGGCGAGATGTTCGAGGTCGCCCGGGATATTGCGGTGTTCACCAGGCAGGGGGACAGGTAGCACGAATGCCTCATCGAGTGGGGCGGTGCCGATGATCTCCACCTGCCAGCCATAGCCGCGCCCCGACAGCTGCCACTTCTCATCGCTGGTGCAGGTTCGCACCGGGCTGATCACCGGGTTGCCGAGGCGGAGGACGCGGCCGTCGGGAAGCTTGACGACGAGCCCGGTGACCTCCACCCGCATCCGGCCGCTGGTCACCACACCGCCGGCAAAAGCGACGCAGGCCCCGGGTTCCGCGAAACCCTGTGCCTGCCCCCACCACCAGGACTCAGGGAAACCTTCGCGTCCCCAGTTCTTCTCCCCGTACACCTGCGCATTCTCGAAATCCCAGGTCTCTTCACCCACCGTTGCGGTGCCCGAGGCCTTTCCACCCAGTAACCAGGGATGCCAGTACTGGTTGAGACCCGGCACCATCTGGAACACACTGGATCCGCCCAGCGCGCGGTGCGGCCAGGGGTTCAGATCATGGAACTCGAGGTCGAGTTTGGCATCAGCCCCCAGGTTGACGCGGAGACGGCGCTCATTGCCTTCGAAAGCAGCCGGGACTCCCGGTGAATCGCCAAGTCCGCCTTCCACCCCGAGGCCCTTCGGATCGGTCCAGGCT is a genomic window containing:
- a CDS encoding flavodoxin domain-containing protein: MRTIVAYTSGTGFTKTYAEWIAEELGAELIRTEELTPEQITAADVIIHGGGIRASRIGGLRKFLRNWPELESKHIVLWHTGANPGHPETVEKVWKQNLTPEQLEATTRFYLRGGFDFSRLRGTDKLIMGVMRVVLKRRKHPSESDKGMLAMFDEPRTELDRTNITPLVEHVRSLQS
- a CDS encoding tocopherol cyclase family protein, whose amino-acid sequence is MILLQKYRSTGADLPFGDPLRAHPGVAMEGYFWRITDPDTGRVIIALCGANQGPRRSWATIGLASWPNGFLRTEAMAGAWTDPKGLGVEGGLGDSPGVPAAFEGNERRLRVNLGADAKLDLEFHDLNPWPHRALGGSSVFQMVPGLNQYWHPWLLGGKASGTATVGEETWDFENAQVYGEKNWGREGFPESWWWGQAQGFAEPGACVAFAGGVVTSGRMRVEVTGLVVKLPDGRVLRLGNPVISPVRTCTSDEKWQLSGRGYGWQVEIIGTAPLDEAFVLPVPLPGEHRNIPGDLEHLAGELEVSVRRFGRHVWTGRTSLAALEHGSLTRAESELRRRGLDPTLPSAPPVGF